One stretch of Paenibacillus sp. AN1007 DNA includes these proteins:
- a CDS encoding MFS transporter gives MKSSYTARPDQNWLRALMFTIFGSTALVVSYFQLYFSHLGFSAAEIGYLYGIGPLISVFSNMFWSMASDKYKTVRKVMIILLGGQFITGVLLANASSFGEVFVLVTLFYFFYYPVYPLSDTMAITTANKYGRNFTSIRVFGSIGYAFFALSIGYVLGSFGSQWTMWICISLAAVTLLISFQLRDQPSGGGSRMELSGLWAILKRRDVLTFFACVFLLAMGHRMNEAFLTITLKDLGASEGLIGWSLLISSVSEIPIFLLLSKYGNKYKELPLLAFAALMYTIRLLFMSVSHTPTAVVLIQTMHSVTFGIFYVTAVRYITRLVPDDYRATGMALFTIVWSSASGLLSGTLGGLLLEHTGRQTFYLTAMAFAMAALIGFGIKLLRTLTHRSS, from the coding sequence ATGAAATCAAGTTATACCGCCCGGCCAGATCAGAACTGGCTTCGGGCACTGATGTTTACCATCTTCGGCTCAACCGCATTGGTGGTATCCTACTTCCAGCTCTACTTCAGTCACCTTGGCTTTAGTGCCGCCGAGATTGGTTATCTGTACGGCATTGGTCCACTCATCTCCGTGTTCTCCAATATGTTCTGGAGTATGGCCAGCGACAAATACAAAACGGTACGAAAAGTAATGATCATACTGCTTGGCGGTCAATTCATTACCGGTGTCCTGCTTGCCAATGCATCATCGTTTGGCGAAGTATTTGTTCTGGTGACCCTATTTTACTTTTTCTATTATCCAGTCTATCCGCTTTCCGATACGATGGCGATTACAACGGCAAACAAATACGGCCGCAACTTCACCTCTATTCGGGTGTTCGGTTCGATTGGGTACGCTTTTTTCGCACTCAGCATTGGTTATGTTCTTGGCTCGTTTGGCTCCCAATGGACGATGTGGATCTGCATCAGTCTTGCCGCTGTAACTTTACTGATCAGCTTTCAATTGCGGGATCAGCCGTCGGGAGGCGGCAGCAGAATGGAATTATCGGGATTGTGGGCCATTCTGAAGCGAAGAGATGTTCTTACCTTCTTCGCCTGTGTGTTTCTGCTCGCCATGGGACATCGAATGAACGAAGCATTTCTGACGATTACCCTGAAAGACTTGGGCGCCAGTGAAGGATTGATCGGCTGGTCCCTGCTCATCTCCTCTGTGAGTGAAATCCCGATATTTTTGCTCCTTAGCAAGTATGGAAACAAGTATAAAGAGCTTCCGCTTCTGGCTTTTGCAGCCCTTATGTATACGATTCGTTTACTGTTTATGTCCGTCTCGCATACCCCCACTGCGGTTGTTCTTATACAGACGATGCACAGCGTAACCTTCGGTATCTTCTACGTCACCGCAGTTCGTTATATCACCCGGCTGGTCCCGGACGATTACCGTGCAACAGGCATGGCTCTGTTCACCATTGTCTGGTCGAGCGCATCCGGACTTCTGAGCGGAACCTTGGGTGGATTACTGCTGGAGCATACTGGACGTCAGACGTTTTATCTTACAGCAATGGCTTTTGCCATGGCAGCCCTGATCGGGTTTGGTATCAAACTGCTGCGTACACTAACCCATCGTTCGTCCTAG
- a CDS encoding M42 family metallopeptidase, translating into MSFTINESYVLSFLKTLLDTPSPSGYTHHIIEMIRKEAEALNISCELNNKGGAVLTLPGEDPSKTIALSAHVDTLGAMVRSITSSGTLKLTSVGGFTMHSIENEYCSIHTRDGKVYTGTILSLHPSVHVYPDARTFERSENHMEVRIDEMVASKEDVLKLGIRVGDFISFDARAVITPSGYIKSRHLDDKASVAALFGILESAHREGWKPVHNVSLLISNYEEVGHGAAYIPAEISEMIAVDMGAMGDDLSCKETDVSICAKDSSGPYDYDMTSRLIELAEQAGMDYAVDIYPQYGSDGSAALRGGNNIRAALIGPGVHASHSMERTHQNAVMNTARLLAAYITTK; encoded by the coding sequence ATGAGTTTTACCATTAATGAATCTTACGTTCTATCATTTTTGAAAACACTACTTGATACACCAAGTCCCAGCGGGTACACGCACCACATCATTGAGATGATCCGCAAAGAAGCTGAAGCCCTGAACATCTCCTGTGAACTGAACAACAAAGGCGGAGCTGTACTCACCCTGCCCGGCGAAGACCCTTCCAAGACCATTGCACTAAGTGCGCATGTAGACACGCTCGGTGCCATGGTACGGTCCATTACCTCTTCCGGTACGTTAAAGCTGACCTCTGTCGGTGGTTTTACGATGCACAGCATCGAGAATGAATACTGCTCCATTCACACGAGAGACGGCAAGGTGTACACGGGAACGATTCTTTCCCTGCATCCGTCCGTACACGTATATCCTGATGCTCGTACGTTTGAGCGCTCTGAAAATCACATGGAAGTTCGTATCGATGAAATGGTCGCTTCCAAAGAGGATGTGCTGAAGCTGGGCATCCGTGTCGGTGACTTTATCTCTTTTGATGCCCGGGCTGTCATTACACCAAGCGGGTATATCAAATCTCGCCATCTGGATGATAAAGCAAGCGTGGCTGCCCTGTTTGGTATTCTTGAATCCGCACATCGCGAAGGCTGGAAGCCTGTACATAACGTTTCACTGCTGATCTCAAACTATGAAGAAGTTGGACATGGGGCTGCCTATATTCCGGCAGAAATCAGTGAGATGATCGCCGTGGACATGGGTGCTATGGGAGATGACCTCAGCTGTAAAGAAACCGATGTATCCATATGTGCCAAAGACTCTTCCGGTCCTTATGATTACGATATGACCAGCCGACTTATTGAGCTGGCTGAGCAGGCTGGTATGGATTACGCTGTCGATATTTACCCTCAATATGGCTCAGACGGCAGTGCAGCTTTGCGTGGTGGTAACAACATTCGCGCGGCTTTGATTGGCCCTGGAGTCCATGCCTCCCATTCTATGGAGCGAACTCATCAAAATGCGGTCATGAATACAGCACGACTGCTTGCCGCATACATTACTACAAAGTAA
- a CDS encoding cold shock domain-containing protein, translating into MKGTVKWFNAEKGYGFISVEGGEDVFVHFSAIQGDGFKTLEEGQAVEFEITDGNRGPQAANVTKL; encoded by the coding sequence TTGAAAGGTACAGTTAAATGGTTTAACGCAGAAAAAGGCTATGGCTTTATTTCAGTTGAAGGCGGCGAGGACGTATTCGTACATTTCTCCGCAATCCAAGGCGACGGCTTCAAAACATTGGAAGAAGGTCAAGCGGTAGAATTCGAAATCACTGATGGAAACCGTGGTCCTCAAGCAGCTAACGTAACTAAATTGTAA
- a CDS encoding multi antimicrobial extrusion protein MatE translates to MSSGEPLSWRRLFSFFVPLGISASLVTISHVIINSTLARSAHPETVIASYAIAGSLLTLTERPSTLLRQTCSALVRDRLSFQALTFVTKIFLACVLLIGFLIVYSPVGTGVFKYLFGVSPDLLGKVIDVYEILMYVSIFSVIRNIYQGIIITNNRTKWLTIGMIFRLAGMYGLSLYFIYTDSINSGRVGAIIFAAGMMIEALVSYLEGSSIMRKMPAKLEEHPVENKSDVYRFYKPLLLSSFVALFIGPVINIVLGKTTGIALAISSFAVASSLMQLMLSFFTYIHQIVLNFYLIDAKLVKKFALVTGFIPFAMTVTIAYTPLGPWVFENIMSVQGQLLEQSLWTLRAFVLFPLISPFLDFSNGLILLRGQTKTMFRSQSANAICTIIVLLILVSIFPAWNGIIGAAAQSLGLLAELVIVWLVIRRTQKEPTMSVPPSRGSSSLKG, encoded by the coding sequence ATGTCGTCAGGTGAACCACTTTCGTGGAGACGGTTATTTTCTTTTTTTGTGCCGCTTGGCATCTCCGCCTCTCTCGTAACAATATCGCACGTGATTATCAACAGCACCCTGGCACGTTCTGCCCATCCCGAGACTGTTATTGCAAGTTATGCCATAGCCGGAAGTCTGCTGACCCTCACGGAGCGTCCCTCCACCCTGCTGCGCCAAACCTGTTCTGCGCTGGTTCGTGACCGCCTCTCTTTTCAGGCTTTGACATTTGTGACCAAAATATTTTTGGCCTGTGTGCTTCTGATCGGATTCCTTATTGTTTACTCTCCCGTTGGTACCGGGGTGTTTAAATATTTATTTGGCGTAAGCCCGGACCTGCTCGGTAAAGTCATCGACGTATATGAGATTCTGATGTATGTCAGTATTTTTTCAGTCATCCGTAATATCTATCAGGGCATTATTATCACAAATAACCGAACCAAATGGCTCACCATCGGGATGATATTTCGCTTGGCAGGTATGTATGGTCTATCCCTGTATTTCATCTATACAGACAGCATTAACAGCGGTCGTGTAGGCGCTATCATCTTTGCTGCAGGAATGATGATTGAAGCGCTTGTCAGCTATTTGGAGGGCAGCAGCATTATGCGCAAAATGCCAGCCAAACTCGAAGAACATCCTGTGGAGAACAAAAGCGATGTATACCGTTTTTATAAACCACTGCTGCTATCGAGCTTTGTAGCCCTTTTTATCGGACCTGTGATTAACATCGTGCTCGGCAAAACAACCGGGATTGCACTCGCAATCTCTTCCTTTGCTGTAGCCAGCAGTCTGATGCAGCTCATGCTGAGCTTTTTTACCTATATTCATCAGATCGTGCTCAACTTCTATCTAATTGATGCCAAACTCGTTAAAAAGTTCGCGCTTGTTACAGGTTTTATTCCGTTCGCTATGACTGTAACCATTGCGTACACGCCACTGGGGCCATGGGTATTCGAAAATATCATGAGCGTTCAAGGCCAGCTGCTGGAGCAAAGTCTCTGGACCCTCCGCGCGTTTGTGCTCTTCCCGCTGATCTCTCCTTTTCTGGATTTCAGTAATGGTCTAATTCTGCTCCGTGGTCAGACCAAGACGATGTTTCGTTCGCAAAGCGCGAATGCCATCTGCACCATTATTGTGCTGCTTATTCTGGTCAGCATTTTCCCGGCATGGAACGGCATAATCGGGGCAGCCGCCCAATCGCTGGGTCTGCTCGCAGAGCTGGTTATTGTATGGCTCGTGATCCGGCGCACGCAAAAAGAACCAACGATGTCTGTACCGCCTTCTCGCGGTTCTTCATCCCTGAAAGGCTAA
- a CDS encoding lipopolysaccharide assembly protein LapA domain-containing protein, whose amino-acid sequence MKMQWALIAGLVFALLTGIFAVINVDSVQVNLLFNTVRVPLILLILGCTLIGGIIVGSYGIFRQYRLQRENKRLHLRVSELEAAAASAAAPVSYTDMDAVGSNEPGQDNELHNDSIQSQPKGNTTGTL is encoded by the coding sequence ATGAAAATGCAATGGGCGCTGATTGCAGGTCTTGTTTTTGCACTGCTCACAGGTATTTTCGCAGTCATTAATGTAGATTCTGTTCAGGTTAATCTGCTGTTTAATACCGTTCGGGTTCCCTTAATTTTACTCATTCTGGGCTGTACATTGATTGGTGGAATTATCGTAGGCTCATACGGAATTTTCCGTCAGTACCGACTGCAGCGTGAGAATAAACGTCTGCATCTGCGTGTATCTGAACTTGAAGCTGCTGCAGCCAGCGCGGCCGCACCTGTTTCGTACACCGACATGGATGCTGTTGGTTCAAACGAACCTGGACAAGACAACGAGCTGCACAATGACTCCATTCAGAGTCAACCCAAAGGAAACACTACAGGTACGTTGTAG
- the pepF gene encoding oligoendopeptidase F, giving the protein MSKLLKRSEVPAEHTWKLEDLFADQKAWDQEYEEVSSMTKKASEFQGKLHQPEALRACFEYEDEISLKLERLFVYARMHQDEDTANPTYQSLSQKAQKLGVRVGEALSFVTPEILSLPDAELDTLIQNEKLAAYTFTLEEMKREKAHVLSQAEEALLAQVGNLSQAPQTIFSMLNNADLKFPRIQDEHGNEVELTHGSYIQFLENPNREVRERAFKAVYETYAKQKNTIAAALNANVTKNMFYANVRKYPSVMEMSLYGDNIPTDVYTNLVDTIHESLPLLHRYMDLRKKLLGVDQLHMYDLFAPLVDEYKMDITYDEAKKTVKEGLAPLGKDYADALQSGYDNRWIDVYENENKRSGAYAWGAYGTHPYVLLNHKDNLNSMFTLAHEMGHALHSYYSDTTLPYRDAQYTIFLAEVASTTNEALLMDYMLNKSTDPKEKLYLLTYYADQFRTTVFRQTMFAEFEKIIHERAEQGEALTPQLLSEIYYDLNVQYHGKNMVVDKDIEMEWARIPHFYNSFYVYKYATGFSAATSFSKQILEEGQPAVDRYLGFLKSGGSDYSINILKKAGVDMSTPQPIREAMSVFKELIEQMEQLTK; this is encoded by the coding sequence ATGAGTAAACTATTAAAACGTTCCGAAGTGCCTGCCGAGCATACTTGGAAACTGGAAGATTTATTTGCCGATCAGAAGGCTTGGGATCAGGAATATGAAGAAGTATCTTCTATGACGAAAAAAGCCTCCGAGTTTCAAGGCAAACTTCATCAGCCCGAGGCCCTTAGAGCATGCTTTGAATACGAAGACGAGATCAGTCTGAAGCTTGAACGACTTTTTGTATATGCCCGTATGCATCAAGATGAAGACACAGCTAACCCTACATATCAAAGCCTGTCCCAAAAAGCCCAGAAACTGGGTGTACGGGTAGGTGAAGCCCTTTCCTTTGTAACACCCGAGATTCTTTCTTTGCCAGATGCAGAACTTGACACACTTATCCAAAATGAAAAGCTCGCCGCTTATACCTTCACGCTGGAAGAGATGAAACGGGAAAAAGCCCATGTGTTAAGTCAGGCTGAAGAAGCCCTGCTTGCACAGGTCGGGAATCTGTCCCAAGCTCCTCAGACGATCTTCAGTATGCTGAACAATGCAGATCTCAAGTTTCCTCGTATCCAGGATGAACATGGTAATGAAGTCGAACTGACACACGGCAGCTACATTCAGTTTTTGGAAAATCCAAACCGCGAGGTTCGCGAACGTGCGTTCAAAGCCGTATACGAAACCTACGCGAAGCAGAAAAACACCATTGCAGCAGCATTAAATGCCAATGTGACTAAAAACATGTTTTACGCTAACGTACGGAAATACCCTTCCGTGATGGAGATGTCCCTCTACGGTGACAATATCCCGACCGATGTATATACCAACTTGGTAGACACGATTCATGAGAGTCTCCCGCTTCTTCACCGTTATATGGATCTTCGCAAAAAGCTGCTCGGTGTAGATCAGCTGCATATGTATGATTTGTTCGCTCCACTTGTGGATGAATATAAAATGGACATCACATATGACGAGGCTAAAAAGACGGTGAAGGAAGGTTTGGCACCGCTCGGCAAAGATTACGCAGACGCACTTCAGTCCGGCTACGATAATCGCTGGATCGACGTGTACGAAAATGAAAATAAACGCTCCGGCGCATATGCCTGGGGTGCTTACGGCACTCACCCTTATGTGCTGCTTAACCATAAGGACAATCTGAACAGCATGTTTACCCTCGCACATGAGATGGGACACGCGCTCCATTCCTATTATTCAGATACAACACTTCCGTATCGGGATGCGCAGTACACCATTTTCCTGGCTGAAGTTGCTTCAACTACAAATGAGGCACTGCTTATGGATTACATGCTGAATAAGTCCACTGATCCGAAGGAAAAACTGTACCTGCTTACGTATTACGCAGACCAGTTCCGGACTACGGTATTCCGTCAGACCATGTTTGCCGAGTTCGAGAAAATTATTCATGAGCGCGCAGAACAGGGCGAAGCCCTTACACCGCAGCTCCTGTCTGAAATTTACTATGATTTGAACGTGCAGTACCATGGCAAAAATATGGTCGTGGACAAAGATATCGAGATGGAATGGGCGCGTATTCCCCACTTCTACAACAGCTTCTATGTGTACAAATATGCTACAGGTTTCTCGGCAGCAACCAGCTTCTCCAAACAGATTCTAGAGGAGGGGCAGCCGGCGGTGGATCGCTATCTCGGATTCCTGAAAAGCGGCGGCAGTGACTACTCCATCAACATTTTGAAAAAAGCAGGTGTGGATATGTCTACGCCGCAGCCTATTCGTGAAGCGATGAGTGTATTCAAGGAATTAATCGAGCAGATGGAACAGCTAACCAAATAG